In the Acidimicrobiales bacterium genome, TCGAGCGACCTCTACCGGAACGCTGCAGGTGACGAATTGGTGTATGTGCAGTCGGGCGACGCCACCCTCGAATCGGTGTTCGGAACTTTGCGCGTGAGCGCCGGGGACTACGTATCGATACCGGCGTCAACGACCCACCGGTGGGTGCTCCCCGACGGCGGAAGTCTGGGCGCGCTGGTGCTCGAGGCCGCCGGGCACGTCGAGATCCCCGCCCGCTACAGGACGCCGACGGGACAGCTGAAGGAAGGCGCGCCGTTCTGCGAGCGCGACCTACGGGCGCCGGAAGGTCCGCTCGTAAGTGCCGACACTGGCCCTACGGCTGTTCTGGTGAGGACTCGCCACGGATGGGCCAGGCACCTGCATGCCACCCACCCGTTCGATGTCGTCGGGTGGGATGGCTGCGCGTACCCCTTTGCTTTTTCCATCAGAGACTTCGAGCCGATCGTCGGGCGGATACACCAGCCGCCGCCCGTGCACCAGACGTTCGCGGGGCCTGGTTTTGTCGTTTGCAGCTTCGTCCCCCGCCTGTTCGACTTCGATCCCGGCGCAGTGAAGGTCCCCTACCACCACGCCAACGTCGACTCCGACGAGGTGCTGTTCTACTCCGACGGTGACTTCATGAGCCGGCGGGGGGCGGGGATATCGGCGGGTTCGATCACGCT is a window encoding:
- a CDS encoding homogentisate 1,2-dioxygenase, whose protein sequence is MTYYVRTGDVPRKRHTWYRSADGSRLHEELMGEEGFSGASSLLYHLRSPSAITAVEPLSVARAALTANNPLAPWHLRASKLAPGGDPVLGRHVLLGNATLTICWVEASASSDLYRNAAGDELVYVQSGDATLESVFGTLRVSAGDYVSIPASTTHRWVLPDGGSLGALVLEAAGHVEIPARYRTPTGQLKEGAPFCERDLRAPEGPLVSADTGPTAVLVRTRHGWARHLHATHPFDVVGWDGCAYPFAFSIRDFEPIVGRIHQPPPVHQTFAGPGFVVCSFVPRLFDFDPGAVKVPYHHANVDSDEVLFYSDGDFMSRRGAGISAGSITLHPAGFVHGPQPGSVEASADQTRTEETAVMVDTFAPLSISADARSVADADYPWSWAQPL